In a genomic window of Planctomycetia bacterium:
- a CDS encoding agmatine deiminase family protein — protein sequence MQTPAALGYRFPAEWEPHAATWLSWPHNPDTWPGKFEPIPAVWEELVRTLAEFEPVHILAGGESVMADAQRRVGQLANVTLHDVPTNDCWARDHGAMFLTGPLGTEPALIDWGYNAWGGKYPPFDLDDQVPRYVAEFTQRRRFDPGIILEGGAIDVNGLGAVLTTEQCLLNVNRNPQLTRPEVERYLREYLNVKKVLWLGGGIVGDDTDGHIDELARFVGPRTVVAAVEDDPTDANFAPLAENLERLRSFTDQDDQPLEIVTLPMPMPKFFGEHRLPACYLNFYVANGVVIAPTFDDPADSVALATLGTLFPTRQVRGIRALDLIWGLGAFHCITQQEPA from the coding sequence ATGCAAACGCCAGCGGCCCTCGGCTACCGATTTCCCGCGGAATGGGAGCCGCACGCGGCGACCTGGCTCTCCTGGCCGCACAATCCGGATACCTGGCCCGGCAAGTTCGAGCCCATACCGGCGGTCTGGGAGGAACTGGTGCGCACGCTGGCCGAGTTCGAGCCGGTCCATATTCTCGCTGGCGGGGAATCGGTGATGGCCGATGCGCAACGTCGCGTGGGGCAGTTGGCGAATGTCACGCTCCACGACGTGCCCACCAACGACTGCTGGGCACGCGACCACGGAGCGATGTTTCTCACTGGCCCGCTGGGAACGGAACCGGCGCTGATCGACTGGGGCTACAACGCCTGGGGAGGCAAGTACCCGCCGTTCGATTTGGACGACCAGGTGCCGCGCTACGTCGCCGAGTTCACGCAGCGCCGGCGCTTCGATCCGGGCATCATCCTCGAAGGGGGCGCGATCGACGTCAACGGACTGGGCGCGGTGCTGACCACCGAGCAATGCCTGCTAAATGTGAATCGCAATCCGCAGCTCACGCGCCCGGAAGTGGAACGCTACCTGCGAGAGTATCTCAATGTCAAAAAAGTACTCTGGCTGGGCGGCGGTATCGTCGGCGACGACACGGACGGCCACATTGACGAGTTGGCCCGCTTCGTCGGTCCGCGCACCGTGGTGGCGGCCGTGGAAGATGATCCGACCGACGCGAACTTTGCGCCGCTGGCCGAGAACCTGGAACGGTTGCGCTCCTTCACCGATCAAGACGATCAGCCGCTGGAGATCGTCACGCTGCCGATGCCGATGCCGAAATTCTTCGGCGAGCATCGCCTGCCGGCGTGCTATCTGAATTTCTATGTCGCCAACGGCGTGGTGATCGCGCCGACATTCGATGATCCAGCGGACTCCGTAGCGCTTGCGACGTTAGGAACACTATTCCCCACGCGTCAAGTCCGCGGCATCCGCGCCCTCGACCTTATTTGGGGCCTGGGGGCGTTCCATTGCATCACGCAACAAGAGCCGGCGTAA